One Novosphingobium sp. EMRT-2 DNA segment encodes these proteins:
- a CDS encoding alpha-D-glucose phosphate-specific phosphoglucomutase, whose product MTVTVPSSPYAGQKPGTSGLRKKVKVFAQPNYAENFIQAVFDVVQPAPGATLVIGGDGRYHNRTVIQQAIRIAAANGYGRVLVGKGGILSTPAASHVIRKYEASGGLILSASHNPGGPDEDFGIKYNIANGGPAPEGVTEAVYARTQVIDRWLTLEAEDVDLDTCGSSAVADTIVSIIDPVADYADLMETLFDFGAIRQAVAGGFTMAFDAMSAVTGPYAVEILENRLGFPAGTVRNGTPLPDFGGHHPDPNMVHAKALFDQMFAPDAPDFGAASDGDGDRNLIVGRGRFVTPSDSLAMLAANAHLAPGYSAGLKGIARSMPTSAAADRVAAALGVPCFETPTGWKFFGNLLDAGMATICGEESAGTGSDHVREKDGLWAVLLWLNILAVRGISVDQLAREHWAHYGRNYYARHDYEALPTESADALIAELQGKLAALRGQRFGSLTVAQADSFSYLDPVDGSTSANQGLRVLFEGGSRIVFRLSGTGTEGATLRVYLERYEPAGGDLDRETPAMLADLIAAADAVAGIVRHTGRTAPDVVT is encoded by the coding sequence ATGACCGTTACCGTTCCGAGTTCGCCCTATGCCGGACAGAAGCCGGGAACGTCCGGCCTGCGAAAGAAGGTGAAGGTCTTCGCGCAGCCCAACTATGCGGAAAACTTCATCCAGGCGGTGTTCGACGTGGTGCAGCCCGCGCCCGGCGCCACGCTGGTGATCGGCGGGGACGGGCGCTACCACAACCGCACGGTGATCCAGCAGGCGATCCGCATCGCCGCGGCCAACGGCTATGGCCGGGTGCTGGTGGGCAAGGGCGGCATCCTTTCGACCCCCGCCGCCAGCCACGTCATCCGCAAGTACGAGGCATCGGGCGGCCTGATCCTTTCGGCCAGCCACAACCCCGGCGGTCCGGATGAGGATTTCGGGATCAAGTACAACATCGCCAACGGCGGGCCCGCGCCCGAAGGCGTGACCGAGGCCGTCTATGCCCGCACGCAGGTAATCGACCGCTGGCTGACCTTGGAAGCCGAGGATGTCGATCTCGACACCTGCGGTTCCAGCGCGGTCGCCGATACGATCGTGTCGATCATCGATCCCGTGGCCGACTATGCCGACCTCATGGAAACGCTGTTCGATTTCGGCGCGATCCGGCAGGCCGTAGCTGGCGGCTTCACCATGGCGTTCGACGCGATGAGCGCCGTGACCGGCCCCTATGCGGTGGAAATCCTCGAAAACCGGCTGGGCTTTCCCGCCGGCACCGTGCGCAACGGCACGCCGCTGCCCGATTTCGGCGGGCATCATCCCGATCCGAACATGGTCCACGCCAAGGCGCTGTTCGACCAGATGTTCGCGCCCGATGCGCCCGATTTCGGCGCAGCGTCGGACGGCGATGGCGATCGCAACCTGATCGTGGGGCGCGGGCGCTTCGTCACCCCATCGGATTCGCTGGCGATGCTGGCCGCCAACGCGCACCTGGCGCCGGGCTACAGCGCTGGGCTGAAAGGCATCGCCCGCTCCATGCCCACCAGCGCGGCGGCAGACCGCGTGGCGGCAGCGCTGGGCGTGCCCTGCTTCGAAACGCCCACCGGCTGGAAGTTCTTCGGCAACCTGCTCGATGCCGGCATGGCGACGATCTGCGGCGAGGAAAGTGCGGGCACCGGATCGGACCACGTGCGCGAAAAGGACGGGCTGTGGGCGGTGCTGCTCTGGCTCAACATCCTGGCCGTGCGCGGCATCAGCGTGGACCAGCTCGCACGCGAACACTGGGCGCACTATGGCCGCAACTACTACGCGCGGCACGATTACGAAGCCCTGCCGACCGAGTCCGCCGACGCGCTGATCGCGGAACTGCAGGGCAAGCTGGCAGCGCTACGGGGCCAGCGCTTCGGCTCGCTGACCGTCGCGCAGGCCGACAGCTTCTCGTACCTCGATCCGGTGGATGGCTCGACCAGCGCCAACCAGGGGTTGCGCGTGCTGTTCGAAGGTGGATCGCGCATCGTGTTCCGCCTGTCCGGCACCGGCACCGAAGGCGCCACGCTGCGCGTCTATCTGGAACGCTACGAACCCGCCGGCGGCGATCTGGACCGCGAAACCCCCGCCATGCTGGCCGACCTGATCGCGGCGGCGGACGCCGTCGCCGGCATCGTGCGCCACACCGGCCGGACCGCGCCCGACGTGGTGACGTGA
- the glgA gene encoding glycogen synthase GlgA, giving the protein MTIRVLSVTSEAVPLVKTGGLADVAGALPGALAPHGVETTTLLPGYPAVLKALGKAKAVHAWDALLGEPARLLAGKLGDHPLLVLDAPRLFQREGGPYVDPFGYDWGDNWRRYAAFGRAAADVAGGAVKKHGFDLVHAHDWQAGMTLAYLRFAPFGGKALPSVMTIHNMAFQGYFGGDLFPLLGLPQQAWAVDGVEYHGGVGFLKAGMEAASAVTTVSPTYAREIRLPEFGMGLEGLIVSRGDRVRGIVNGIDTEQWNPQVDPALKANFSARALAKRAANKRALEQEFALEAGDGPLFVVISRLTWQKGMDVLLEAIDHLVGIGGRLALLGSGDAALETGFHSAAARHPGRVAVRIGYDEALSHRMQAGGDAILVPSRFEPCGLTQLYGLAYGCVPVVARTGGLADTVIDANLAATNAGVATGVQFAGVHWQALTEAISRAAALHRQPDLWQSLQRNGMKADFSWSRSGKAYADLYSELIAEDR; this is encoded by the coding sequence ATGACGATCCGCGTCCTCTCCGTCACCTCCGAGGCCGTGCCGCTGGTGAAGACCGGCGGTCTGGCAGATGTGGCCGGCGCGCTGCCCGGCGCGCTGGCCCCGCACGGGGTGGAGACGACCACGCTGCTGCCCGGATATCCGGCCGTGCTGAAGGCGCTGGGCAAGGCCAAGGCGGTCCACGCCTGGGATGCCCTGCTGGGAGAACCGGCGCGGTTGCTGGCCGGCAAGCTGGGCGATCATCCGCTGCTGGTGCTGGACGCGCCGCGCCTGTTCCAGCGCGAAGGCGGCCCGTATGTCGATCCCTTCGGCTACGATTGGGGTGACAACTGGCGGCGCTATGCCGCGTTCGGGCGCGCCGCGGCCGACGTCGCCGGCGGCGCGGTGAAGAAGCACGGCTTCGACCTTGTCCACGCGCACGACTGGCAGGCGGGCATGACGCTCGCCTACCTGCGGTTCGCGCCGTTCGGCGGCAAGGCCCTGCCCTCGGTGATGACCATCCACAACATGGCGTTCCAGGGCTATTTCGGGGGCGACCTGTTCCCTCTGCTCGGCCTGCCGCAGCAGGCATGGGCCGTCGATGGCGTCGAATACCACGGTGGCGTCGGCTTCCTGAAGGCCGGGATGGAAGCGGCCAGCGCCGTCACCACCGTCAGCCCCACCTATGCCCGCGAAATCCGCCTGCCCGAATTCGGCATGGGGCTGGAAGGCCTGATCGTCAGCCGGGGCGATCGGGTGCGCGGCATCGTCAACGGAATCGATACCGAGCAATGGAACCCCCAGGTCGATCCCGCGCTCAAGGCCAATTTCAGTGCTCGCGCGCTGGCAAAACGCGCCGCCAACAAACGCGCGCTGGAGCAGGAGTTCGCGCTGGAAGCCGGCGACGGCCCGCTGTTCGTGGTGATCAGCCGGCTCACCTGGCAGAAGGGCATGGACGTCCTGCTCGAAGCGATCGACCATCTCGTCGGGATCGGCGGACGCCTTGCGCTGCTCGGGTCAGGCGATGCGGCGCTGGAAACCGGCTTCCACAGCGCCGCCGCGCGCCATCCGGGCCGCGTCGCCGTGCGCATCGGCTATGACGAGGCGCTGTCGCACCGGATGCAGGCGGGCGGAGATGCGATTCTCGTGCCCAGCCGCTTCGAGCCTTGCGGCCTGACCCAGCTCTATGGCCTCGCCTATGGCTGCGTGCCGGTGGTGGCGCGCACCGGCGGGCTGGCCGACACGGTGATCGACGCCAACCTTGCCGCCACCAATGCCGGCGTCGCCACAGGCGTCCAGTTCGCCGGCGTCCACTGGCAGGCGCTGACCGAGGCGATCAGCCGCGCCGCCGCGCTGCACCGCCAGCCGGACCTGTGGCAGAGCCTGCAACGCAATGGCATGAAAGCGGATTTCTCGTGGAGCCGCAGCGGCAAGGCCTATGCCGACCTCTATTCCGAACTGATCGCGGAGGACCGATGA
- the glgC gene encoding glucose-1-phosphate adenylyltransferase, with translation MARETYGQPLARDAMAYVLAGGRGSRLRELTDNRAKPAVYFGGMSRIIDFALSNAINSGIRRIGVATQYKAHSLIRHMQRAWNFMRPERNESFDILPASQRISEMLWYEGTADAVYQNIDIIQAHAPKYMVILAGDHIYKMDYEMMLRQHVNSGADVTIGCLVVPRKDATGFGVMAVDENDAITAFVEKPKDPPGIPGNPDFSLASMGIYVFETKFLFDQLRRDAETPDSQRDFGNDIIPYIVKHGKAVAHRFTASCIRAAEEIEEYWRDVGTLDAYFEANLDLTDTVPKLNMYDRDWPIWTDQIIAAPAKFVHDEEGRRGMAISSLISQDCIVSGALARRSLLFTGVKMGSFSSCEEAVILPYCNIGRGARLSRVILDSGVRIPEGLVVGEDPELDSRRFRRTDNGVCLITKDMIERLT, from the coding sequence ATGGCACGGGAAACATACGGGCAGCCGCTGGCGCGCGATGCGATGGCCTATGTGCTGGCCGGGGGGCGCGGCAGCCGCCTTCGCGAATTGACCGACAACCGCGCCAAGCCGGCGGTCTATTTTGGCGGGATGAGCCGGATCATCGATTTCGCCCTGTCCAACGCGATCAACTCGGGCATCCGCCGCATCGGCGTGGCCACGCAATACAAGGCGCATTCGCTGATCCGCCACATGCAGCGCGCGTGGAACTTCATGCGCCCGGAACGCAACGAAAGCTTCGACATCCTGCCCGCTTCGCAGCGCATCTCGGAAATGCTGTGGTACGAAGGCACGGCCGATGCGGTTTACCAGAACATCGACATCATCCAGGCCCATGCGCCAAAGTACATGGTCATCCTGGCGGGCGACCACATCTACAAGATGGACTACGAGATGATGCTGCGCCAGCACGTCAACTCGGGCGCGGACGTCACGATCGGGTGTCTTGTCGTGCCGCGCAAGGATGCGACCGGCTTCGGCGTGATGGCGGTGGACGAAAATGACGCGATCACCGCCTTCGTCGAAAAGCCGAAGGACCCGCCCGGCATTCCCGGCAACCCCGATTTCTCGCTCGCCTCCATGGGCATCTATGTGTTCGAGACGAAGTTCCTGTTCGATCAGTTGCGCCGCGATGCCGAAACGCCGGATTCGCAGCGCGATTTCGGCAACGACATCATCCCCTACATCGTGAAGCACGGGAAGGCGGTGGCCCACCGCTTCACCGCCAGCTGCATCCGCGCGGCGGAGGAGATCGAGGAATACTGGCGCGACGTGGGCACGCTGGACGCCTATTTCGAAGCCAATCTCGACCTGACCGACACCGTGCCCAAGCTGAACATGTACGATCGCGACTGGCCGATCTGGACCGACCAGATCATCGCCGCACCCGCCAAGTTCGTGCATGACGAGGAAGGGCGGCGCGGCATGGCGATCTCCTCGCTGATCTCGCAGGACTGCATCGTCTCGGGCGCGCTGGCGCGGCGCAGCCTGCTGTTCACGGGCGTGAAGATGGGCAGCTTCTCGTCGTGCGAGGAAGCGGTGATCCTGCCCTATTGCAACATCGGACGCGGTGCGCGGCTCAGCCGGGTGATCCTCGATTCGGGCGTGCGTATTCCCGAAGGGCTGGTCGTCGGCGAGGATCCCGAACTCGACTCGCGCCGCTTTCGCCGCACCGACAACGGCGTCTGCCTGATCACCAAGGACATGATAGAGCGCCTGACATGA
- the glgB gene encoding 1,4-alpha-glucan branching protein GlgB, whose product MKPSARAIEALLSGTHADPFSLLGVHQGPEGAFARAFLPGAEEVTACSLKGRKLGALDRVDGRGLFEGAVTGKAQPVKYRCKAGTHEWWVTDAFSFGPVLGPLDDFLINEGTHFRLFDKMGAHCIEHQGVPGVHFAVWAPNARHVAVVGDFNDWDHRRHPMRKRADIGVWEIFVPDVGPGHAYKYRIVGPTGDVQPLKADPFAFASEMRPKTASLTARPAKPDWGDAAHRAHWASVDARREPMAIYEVHPGSWKKPCEEGFYSWDELADLLIPYVVDMGFTHIEFLPVSEHPYDPSWGYQTTGLYAPSARFGGPDGFARFVDGAHRAGVSVLIDWVPAHFPTDEHGLARFDGTALYEHEDPRLGFHPDWNTAIYNFGRREVSSFLVNNALFWAEQYHVDGLRVDAVASMLYRDYSREAGEWIPNEQGGRENWEAVAFLQKMNKAVYGSHPGFVTVAEESTAWPGVTLPVGDGGPGATSLGFGFKWNMGFMHDTLKYMAREPIHRRYHHDEITFGLMYAFSENFVLPLSHDEVVHGKGSLLTKMSGDDWQKFASLRAYYGLMWGYPGKKLLFMGQEFAQRREWSEARSLDWELLEAPAHEGVRRWVRDINHAYTSIPAMHARDCEAEGFSWLVVDDALASVFAWLRKAPGQKPVAVVCNMTPAVHDHYRLPLPHDGAWREVLNSDAAIYGGSGRGNMGHITAQDGAALVVLPPLATLYFEYEG is encoded by the coding sequence ATGAAGCCATCGGCGCGCGCCATCGAAGCCCTGCTCAGCGGGACGCACGCCGATCCGTTTTCGCTCCTGGGAGTGCACCAGGGCCCGGAAGGCGCGTTCGCCCGCGCCTTCCTGCCCGGCGCGGAAGAGGTAACCGCCTGTTCGCTGAAGGGCCGCAAGCTGGGCGCGCTCGACCGCGTGGACGGGCGCGGCCTGTTCGAAGGCGCGGTGACGGGCAAGGCGCAGCCGGTCAAGTACCGCTGCAAGGCCGGCACGCACGAATGGTGGGTGACCGACGCGTTCTCGTTCGGCCCGGTGCTGGGGCCACTGGACGATTTCCTGATCAACGAAGGCACCCATTTCCGCCTGTTCGACAAGATGGGCGCGCATTGCATCGAACACCAGGGCGTGCCCGGCGTGCATTTCGCGGTCTGGGCGCCCAATGCGCGGCATGTCGCGGTGGTCGGCGATTTCAACGACTGGGATCACCGCCGCCATCCCATGCGCAAGCGCGCGGACATTGGCGTGTGGGAGATCTTCGTGCCCGATGTGGGGCCGGGCCATGCCTACAAGTACCGCATCGTCGGCCCGACCGGGGACGTCCAGCCGCTCAAGGCCGACCCCTTCGCCTTCGCGTCGGAAATGCGGCCGAAGACGGCTTCGCTCACCGCGCGTCCGGCCAAGCCAGACTGGGGTGATGCCGCGCACCGCGCGCACTGGGCCTCGGTCGATGCCCGGCGCGAACCGATGGCGATCTACGAGGTCCATCCCGGATCGTGGAAGAAACCCTGCGAGGAAGGCTTCTATTCCTGGGACGAACTGGCCGACCTGCTGATCCCTTATGTCGTCGACATGGGCTTCACCCATATCGAGTTCCTGCCGGTCAGCGAGCACCCCTATGACCCGAGCTGGGGCTACCAGACGACCGGCCTCTACGCGCCGTCCGCCCGCTTCGGCGGCCCCGACGGCTTCGCGCGCTTCGTCGATGGCGCGCACCGCGCGGGCGTGTCGGTGCTGATCGACTGGGTGCCGGCGCATTTCCCCACCGACGAACACGGCCTTGCCCGGTTCGACGGTACCGCACTGTACGAACATGAAGACCCCCGGCTGGGTTTCCACCCCGACTGGAACACCGCGATCTACAACTTCGGGCGGCGCGAGGTATCCAGCTTCCTGGTCAACAACGCGCTGTTCTGGGCCGAACAGTACCATGTCGACGGGCTGCGCGTGGATGCGGTCGCCTCGATGCTCTACCGCGATTATTCGCGCGAGGCCGGGGAATGGATTCCCAACGAACAGGGCGGGCGCGAGAACTGGGAGGCGGTGGCCTTCCTCCAGAAGATGAACAAGGCGGTCTATGGCAGCCACCCCGGCTTCGTGACCGTGGCCGAGGAATCGACCGCCTGGCCGGGGGTGACGCTGCCGGTGGGCGATGGCGGCCCCGGCGCCACCAGCCTGGGCTTCGGGTTCAAGTGGAACATGGGCTTCATGCACGATACGCTGAAGTACATGGCGCGCGAGCCCATCCACCGGCGCTACCACCACGACGAGATTACGTTCGGCCTGATGTACGCCTTCAGCGAGAACTTCGTGCTGCCGCTGAGCCATGACGAGGTGGTGCACGGCAAGGGATCGCTGCTGACCAAGATGAGCGGGGACGACTGGCAGAAGTTCGCCTCGCTGCGCGCCTACTACGGGCTGATGTGGGGCTATCCGGGCAAGAAGCTGCTGTTCATGGGGCAGGAATTCGCCCAGCGCCGCGAATGGAGCGAGGCGCGGTCGCTCGACTGGGAGCTGCTGGAAGCGCCCGCGCACGAGGGCGTCCGCCGCTGGGTGCGCGACATCAACCATGCCTACACCTCCATCCCGGCCATGCACGCGCGCGATTGCGAGGCGGAAGGCTTTTCCTGGCTGGTGGTGGACGATGCACTCGCCTCGGTCTTCGCGTGGCTGCGCAAGGCGCCGGGGCAGAAGCCGGTGGCCGTGGTCTGCAACATGACGCCCGCCGTCCACGATCACTACCGCCTGCCGCTGCCGCACGATGGCGCCTGGCGCGAGGTGCTAAACAGCGATGCCGCGATCTATGGCGGCAGCGGCCGGGGCAACATGGGCCACATCACCGCGCAGGACGGTGCGGCGCTAGTGGTGCTGCCGCCGCTGGCGACACTCTATTTCGAATACGAAGGCTGA
- a CDS encoding glycogen/starch/alpha-glucan phosphorylase — MSLEITSTAAEIDAHIIDVLRHRVGKDERAAKPHDWFTATVLTLRDHVIDRWMESTRKTYAESGKRVYYLSLEFLIGRLLRDALSNMGLTCDMEKALREHGLDLAALEDLEPDAALGNGGLGRLAACFMESLASLDIPAYGYGIRYKNGMFRQRIDDGWQVELPETWLSHGNPWEFDRRESSYRIGFGGEVVDNGEGVVWKPAEQVEAYAIDTPVVGYKGKRVNTLRLWTAAALDPIRLDRFNAGDHVGALVEEARADALVRVLYPADSTAAGQELRLRQEFFFTSASIQDIVRRHAQYNGDVRTLPDKAAIQLNDTHPAVAVAEIMRLLLDEHGLEFNEAWDVTKRTVGYTNHTLLPEALESWPLPLFERLLPRHMQIVYAINSRVLREARKAGLDDGAISAISLIDEGGERRVRMANLAFSGAHSVNGVAALHTELMKSTVFSDLHTLYPDRINNKTNGVTPRRWLQQCNPGLVSVLKDAIGDGFLDDAEKLVELNGLADDKLLGERIAEVKRSNKVALAAHIKTITGVRLDPDALFDVHIKRIHEYKRQLLNLIETVALYDEIRSHPERDWVPRVKIFGGKAAPSYHNAKLIIKLANDIARRVNSDPAVGGLLKVVFVPNYNVSLAERLIPAADLSEQISTAGMEASGTGNMKFALNGALTIGTLDGANIEIKDRVGDDNIVIFGLTAEEVLAKRAQGYNPRAVIEGSRELQQAVSAIATGVFSPDDPERYAGLMGGIYDSDWFMVAADFDSYAAAQRAVDRRWEDPAGWRAAAIRNIANVGWFSSDRTIAEYAREIWGV, encoded by the coding sequence ATGAGCCTCGAGATCACTTCCACGGCCGCCGAGATCGACGCCCATATCATCGATGTGCTGCGCCATCGCGTTGGCAAGGACGAACGCGCCGCCAAGCCGCACGACTGGTTCACCGCCACCGTGCTGACGCTGCGCGACCACGTGATCGACCGCTGGATGGAATCGACCCGCAAGACCTATGCTGAAAGCGGCAAGCGGGTCTATTATCTCAGCCTGGAATTCCTGATCGGCCGCCTGCTGCGCGATGCGCTGTCCAACATGGGGCTGACGTGCGACATGGAAAAGGCGCTGCGCGAACACGGGCTCGACCTGGCCGCGCTGGAGGATCTGGAGCCGGACGCCGCGCTGGGCAACGGCGGCCTCGGCCGCCTGGCCGCGTGCTTCATGGAAAGCCTCGCCAGCCTCGACATACCGGCCTACGGCTATGGCATCCGCTACAAGAACGGCATGTTCCGCCAGCGGATCGACGATGGCTGGCAGGTCGAACTGCCCGAAACCTGGCTGAGCCACGGCAACCCCTGGGAATTCGACCGGCGCGAAAGTTCGTACCGCATCGGCTTCGGCGGCGAGGTCGTCGACAATGGCGAAGGCGTGGTGTGGAAACCCGCCGAACAGGTCGAAGCCTATGCCATCGATACGCCCGTGGTCGGGTACAAGGGCAAGCGCGTGAACACGCTGCGCCTGTGGACCGCCGCCGCGCTCGATCCGATCCGGCTGGACCGGTTCAACGCCGGCGACCACGTCGGCGCGCTCGTAGAGGAAGCGCGCGCCGATGCGCTGGTGCGCGTGCTGTACCCCGCCGATTCCACCGCCGCCGGGCAGGAACTGCGGTTGCGGCAGGAGTTCTTCTTCACCTCCGCCTCGATCCAGGACATCGTGCGGCGCCACGCCCAATACAACGGCGATGTGCGCACCCTGCCCGACAAGGCGGCGATCCAGCTCAACGATACGCACCCGGCGGTGGCCGTCGCCGAAATCATGCGCCTGCTACTCGACGAACACGGCCTTGAATTCAACGAGGCGTGGGACGTCACCAAGCGCACGGTCGGCTACACCAACCACACGCTGCTGCCCGAAGCGCTCGAATCCTGGCCGCTGCCGCTGTTCGAACGGCTGCTGCCGCGCCACATGCAGATCGTCTATGCGATCAATTCGCGCGTGCTGCGCGAAGCGCGCAAGGCCGGGCTGGACGATGGCGCGATTTCCGCAATCAGCCTGATCGACGAAGGCGGCGAACGGCGCGTGCGCATGGCGAACCTTGCCTTCAGCGGCGCGCACAGCGTCAACGGCGTGGCCGCGCTGCACACCGAACTGATGAAGAGCACGGTCTTTTCCGACCTGCACACGCTCTATCCCGATCGCATCAACAACAAGACCAACGGCGTCACCCCGCGCCGCTGGCTGCAGCAATGCAACCCCGGCCTCGTCTCCGTGCTGAAGGACGCGATCGGCGACGGCTTTCTCGACGACGCGGAAAAGCTGGTCGAACTGAACGGGCTGGCGGACGACAAGCTGCTGGGCGAGCGCATCGCGGAAGTGAAGCGCTCGAACAAGGTGGCGCTGGCCGCGCACATCAAGACGATCACCGGCGTCCGGCTCGATCCCGACGCATTGTTCGACGTCCACATCAAGCGCATCCACGAATACAAGCGCCAGTTGCTAAACCTGATCGAGACGGTGGCGCTCTACGACGAAATCCGCAGCCATCCGGAACGCGACTGGGTTCCGCGCGTGAAGATCTTCGGCGGCAAGGCGGCGCCGAGCTATCACAACGCCAAGCTGATCATCAAACTGGCCAACGACATCGCCCGCCGCGTCAACTCCGATCCGGCCGTGGGCGGCCTGCTCAAGGTCGTGTTCGTGCCCAACTACAACGTCTCGCTGGCGGAGCGGCTGATCCCGGCGGCGGACCTTTCGGAGCAGATTTCCACCGCCGGCATGGAAGCATCGGGCACCGGCAACATGAAGTTCGCGCTCAACGGCGCGCTGACCATCGGCACGCTCGATGGCGCGAACATCGAGATCAAGGATCGCGTCGGCGACGACAATATCGTGATCTTCGGCCTGACGGCGGAGGAAGTGCTGGCCAAGCGCGCGCAAGGGTATAATCCCCGCGCAGTGATCGAGGGTTCGCGCGAATTGCAGCAGGCGGTGTCCGCCATCGCCACCGGCGTGTTCTCGCCCGACGATCCGGAGCGCTACGCCGGCCTGATGGGCGGCATCTACGACAGCGACTGGTTCATGGTCGCGGCCGATTTCGACAGCTACGCCGCCGCGCAGCGCGCGGTGGATCGCCGCTGGGAAGACCCGGCCGGCTGGCGGGCGGCGGCGATCCGCAACATTGCCAACGTAGGCTGGTTCTCGTCCGACCGGACGATCGCCGAATACGCTCGCGAGATCTGGGGAGTCTGA
- a CDS encoding TonB-dependent siderophore receptor: protein MRPFARPALALPLAALLPTIAQAQEAPADASQGPAQAIVVTGRGLIDAPATAAYDVQQIDREKLLLAASGRIEDALSSAAGFQQFRRSDSRSSNPSSQGVTLRALGGNATSRTLVLLDGVPMADPFFGYIPLSAIAPERLASARVTRGGGAGAFGAGAVAGTIELSSANADQLGLVSASALANDRGETETSGTFAPKLGQGFAVVSGRWDRGQGFWTTPVAQRVPASVRARYESWSAGIRGVAPIGAQTELQVRLLAFEDNRTLRFAGADTGSSGQDASLRLIGRGRWQFDVLTYIQARDFNNIAISSTSYRKTLDQRRTPTTGWGGKAELRPPVGGAHVLRLGTDWRVASGEGIEDAYNATTGAVTARRRAGGRNSDVGFFAEDDWTLGPVILTAGARADRWTIADGHLVTSNAAGVVTGTATYADRAGWTGSFRGGAVIHAGHGLALRAAAYTGLRQPTLNELYRTFTVFPIVTQANPGLRNERLVGYQAGFDFNPIPAVTFTFTAFQDRVEHAIANVTVAANTRQRQNVDAIRARGLELGTSVKLGPFAFDGSLALTDAKVEASGAALALNGLRPAQTPKIAASGTLSWQPAPRWTLAMTLRHVGAQYEDDLQTDTLKAATTLDAFVRVPLAGPFSLILRGENLTDAEIVTRNAAGSIDLGTPRTVWAGLRVDIR from the coding sequence ATGCGGCCGTTTGCCCGCCCTGCCCTTGCCTTGCCGCTTGCCGCACTCCTGCCAACCATCGCTCAGGCGCAGGAGGCACCCGCCGATGCGTCGCAAGGTCCGGCGCAGGCGATCGTCGTCACCGGTCGCGGACTGATCGATGCACCCGCCACCGCGGCCTACGACGTCCAGCAGATCGACCGCGAGAAGCTGCTGCTCGCGGCATCGGGCCGGATCGAGGACGCGCTGTCCTCGGCCGCGGGCTTCCAGCAGTTCCGCCGCTCCGACAGCCGCTCGTCCAACCCCTCGTCGCAAGGGGTCACGCTGCGCGCGCTCGGCGGCAACGCCACCAGCCGCACGCTCGTCCTGCTCGACGGCGTGCCCATGGCGGACCCGTTCTTCGGCTATATCCCGTTGAGCGCCATCGCGCCCGAACGGCTGGCATCGGCGCGCGTCACGCGCGGTGGCGGCGCGGGCGCGTTCGGTGCCGGCGCCGTGGCCGGAACGATCGAACTGAGCAGCGCGAATGCCGATCAACTGGGCCTTGTCAGCGCCAGCGCGCTCGCCAACGATCGCGGCGAGACCGAAACCTCGGGCACCTTCGCGCCGAAGCTGGGTCAGGGCTTCGCCGTCGTCAGCGGGCGCTGGGATCGCGGCCAGGGTTTCTGGACCACGCCGGTCGCGCAGCGCGTACCGGCGAGCGTGCGGGCGCGGTACGAAAGCTGGTCGGCCGGCATCCGCGGCGTCGCGCCGATCGGTGCCCAAACCGAGCTGCAAGTGCGCCTGCTGGCGTTCGAGGACAACCGCACGCTGCGCTTCGCCGGGGCGGACACGGGATCGAGCGGGCAGGACGCCAGCCTGCGCCTGATCGGCCGGGGGCGCTGGCAGTTCGACGTGCTGACCTACATCCAGGCGCGCGATTTCAACAATATCGCCATCAGCTCCACCAGCTATCGCAAGACGCTGGACCAGCGCCGCACCCCCACAACCGGATGGGGCGGCAAGGCCGAGCTGCGCCCGCCGGTCGGCGGCGCGCACGTGCTGCGGCTGGGCACGGACTGGCGCGTGGCATCGGGCGAAGGGATCGAGGATGCTTATAACGCCACGACCGGCGCGGTCACCGCGCGCCGCCGCGCGGGCGGGCGCAACAGCGATGTCGGCTTTTTCGCCGAAGACGATTGGACGCTTGGCCCGGTGATCCTCACCGCCGGGGCACGGGCGGACCGCTGGACCATTGCCGACGGGCATCTCGTCACCAGCAACGCGGCCGGCGTGGTCACCGGCACTGCGACGTATGCCGACCGCGCGGGATGGACCGGCAGTTTCCGGGGCGGCGCGGTGATCCATGCGGGCCATGGCCTTGCCCTGCGCGCGGCCGCCTACACCGGGCTGCGCCAGCCGACGCTGAACGAACTCTACCGCACCTTCACCGTGTTTCCCATCGTGACACAGGCCAACCCCGGCCTGCGCAACGAACGGCTGGTCGGCTATCAGGCCGGCTTTGATTTCAACCCGATTCCGGCCGTGACCTTCACGTTTACCGCCTTCCAGGACCGGGTGGAGCACGCCATCGCCAATGTAACGGTCGCCGCCAACACCCGCCAGCGCCAGAACGTGGACGCCATCCGCGCGCGCGGGCTGGAACTGGGCACGTCGGTCAAGCTGGGGCCGTTCGCATTCGACGGATCGCTGGCGCTCACCGACGCCAAGGTCGAAGCCAGCGGCGCGGCCTTGGCGCTAAACGGCCTGCGCCCCGCGCAGACGCCGAAGATCGCCGCCAGCGGCACGCTGTCGTGGCAGCCCGCCCCGCGCTGGACGCTGGCGATGACGCTGCGCCATGTCGGCGCGCAATACGAGGACGATCTCCAGACCGACACACTGAAAGCCGCGACGACACTGGACGCCTTCGTCCGCGTGCCGCTGGCGGGGCCGTTCAGCCTGATCCTGCGCGGGGAGAACCTGACCGACGCCGAGATCGTCACGCGCAACGCCGCCGGTTCGATCGATCTTGGCACGCCGCGCACGGTCTGGGCGGGGCTGCGCGTCGACATCCGCTGA